In Aquimarina spinulae, a single window of DNA contains:
- a CDS encoding cytochrome c oxidase subunit I has translation MSVTQGDNHDHDHDDHGHHKETFITKYIFSQDHKMISKQYLITGLIMGIIGIAMSLLFRMQLAWPDHQFTIYEILLGKFGEDGVMDPGIYLALVTIHGTIMVFFVLTAGLSGTFSNLLIPLQIGARDMASGFLNMISYWLFFLSSVIMVLSLFAEAGPASAGWTIYPPLSALPQAIGGSGTGMTLWLVSMAIFIASSLLGSLNYVVTVINLRTKGMSMTRLPLTIWAFFVTAIIGIVSFPVLLSAALLLIMDRSFGTSFYLSDIYIQGEVLHNQGGSPVLFEHLFWFLGHPEVYIVLLPALGITSEIIATNARKPIFGYRAMVASILAIAFLSTIVWGHHMFVSGMNPFLGSVFTFTTLLIAIPSAVKAFNYITTLWKGNLQFNPAMLFSIGLVSTFITGGLTGIILGDSTLDINVHDTYFVVAHFHLVMGISALYGLFAGVYHWFPKMYGKMMNKNLGYVHFWITAIGAYGVFFPMHFVGMAGLPRRYYTNSNFPYFDDLTDTNVLITIFALFAAVGQLVFLYNFISSIFYGKKAIQNPWKSNTLEWTTPVEHMHGNWPGEIPHVHRWPYDYSKTNENGEYVIAGQDFVSQIIPLQEGEEEMHH, from the coding sequence ATGTCAGTAACTCAAGGAGATAACCACGATCACGATCACGACGATCACGGACATCATAAAGAAACATTTATTACCAAATATATTTTTAGTCAAGATCACAAGATGATCTCTAAGCAGTACTTGATTACTGGTTTGATTATGGGTATTATTGGTATTGCAATGTCTTTATTATTTAGAATGCAATTGGCATGGCCAGACCACCAGTTTACCATTTATGAAATTTTATTAGGTAAATTTGGTGAGGATGGAGTTATGGATCCGGGGATATACCTGGCTTTGGTAACAATACACGGTACTATAATGGTATTTTTTGTATTAACAGCAGGATTGAGTGGTACCTTTAGTAACCTTCTTATTCCATTACAGATTGGAGCTCGTGATATGGCCTCTGGATTCTTAAATATGATATCATACTGGTTATTCTTTTTAAGTAGTGTTATCATGGTATTGTCGTTATTTGCAGAAGCAGGACCAGCATCAGCAGGATGGACAATTTACCCTCCATTAAGTGCATTACCACAAGCTATAGGAGGTTCTGGAACCGGGATGACATTATGGTTAGTTTCTATGGCGATATTTATTGCTTCTTCTTTACTTGGTTCTTTGAATTATGTAGTAACAGTAATCAACTTACGAACCAAAGGAATGTCGATGACACGTTTACCTTTAACAATCTGGGCATTCTTCGTAACGGCTATAATTGGTATTGTTTCGTTTCCGGTATTATTATCAGCGGCATTATTGTTAATTATGGATAGAAGTTTTGGTACTTCTTTCTATTTAAGTGATATTTATATACAAGGAGAAGTATTGCATAACCAAGGTGGTTCACCAGTTCTTTTTGAACATTTATTCTGGTTCTTAGGACACCCAGAAGTATATATTGTATTACTACCTGCTTTAGGTATTACCTCAGAGATTATAGCTACAAATGCCCGTAAGCCTATATTTGGATATCGTGCGATGGTAGCTTCTATTTTAGCAATTGCATTCTTATCTACAATTGTTTGGGGTCACCATATGTTTGTATCTGGTATGAATCCTTTCTTAGGTTCTGTATTTACATTTACAACCTTATTGATTGCTATCCCTTCAGCAGTAAAAGCATTTAATTATATTACCACCCTATGGAAAGGTAACCTGCAATTTAATCCCGCAATGTTATTCTCAATAGGATTAGTATCAACATTTATTACAGGAGGTCTTACAGGAATTATTCTTGGAGATAGCACATTAGATATTAATGTTCATGATACTTATTTTGTAGTAGCGCATTTTCACCTGGTGATGGGTATTTCGGCACTATATGGATTATTCGCAGGGGTATACCATTGGTTCCCTAAGATGTATGGTAAGATGATGAATAAGAACTTAGGATATGTACATTTTTGGATTACCGCTATCGGAGCATATGGGGTATTCTTCCCAATGCACTTTGTAGGGATGGCTGGATTACCAAGACGTTATTATACAAACTCTAATTTCCCATATTTTGATGATTTAACAGATACTAATGTGTTGATTACAATTTTTGCTCTTTTTGCAGCGGTTGGGCAATTAGTATTCTTGTATAATTTTATTAGCTCTATTTTCTACGGAAAGAAAGCAATTCAGAATCCATGGAAATCTAATACTTTAGAATGGACTACTCCAGTAGAACATATGCATGGTAACTGGCCGGGAGAAATTCCTCATGTACACAGATGGCCTTATGACTATAGTAAGACAAATGAAAATGGAGAATATGTAATTGCAGGGCAGGATTTTGTCTCTCAGATTATTCCATTACAAGAAGGAGAAGAAGAAATGCATCATTAA
- the ruvB gene encoding Holliday junction branch migration DNA helicase RuvB — MNENLDPTNENFSSEDLDIERALRPLAFDDFAGQDQVLENLEIFVQAANLRDEALDHTLFHGPPGLGKTTLAHILANELGVGIKVTSGPVLDKPGDLAGLLTNLDDRDVLFIDEIHRLSPIVEEYLYSAMEDYKIDIMIESGPNARTVQINLNPFTLVGATTRSGLLTAPMRARFGIQSRLQYYTTELLSTIVQRSAHILNVPISMEAAIEIAGRSRGTPRIANALLRRVRDFAQIKGNGKIDIEISKFALKALNVDAHGLDEMDNKILLTLIDKFKGGPVGLTTIATAVSESPETIEEVYEPFLIQQGFIMRTPRGREVTEAAYKHLGRVKGGIQGGLF; from the coding sequence ATGAACGAAAACCTTGATCCAACAAACGAAAATTTTTCTAGCGAAGACCTGGATATCGAAAGAGCATTACGGCCTCTTGCCTTTGATGATTTTGCTGGCCAGGATCAGGTTCTTGAGAATTTAGAGATTTTTGTTCAGGCGGCAAATTTGAGAGATGAAGCTCTTGATCATACCCTTTTTCATGGCCCTCCCGGGTTAGGGAAAACCACATTAGCCCATATTCTTGCCAACGAATTAGGAGTAGGAATTAAGGTTACTTCGGGACCGGTTTTGGATAAACCCGGAGATCTGGCGGGGTTATTAACGAATCTGGATGATAGAGATGTATTGTTTATAGACGAAATTCACAGATTAAGCCCTATAGTAGAAGAATATTTGTATTCTGCAATGGAAGACTATAAGATCGATATTATGATCGAGAGCGGTCCTAATGCACGTACAGTTCAAATTAATTTGAACCCATTTACATTGGTAGGAGCGACAACACGTTCTGGATTGCTAACGGCACCTATGAGAGCTCGTTTTGGGATTCAGTCGCGATTACAATATTATACGACAGAATTGTTATCTACCATAGTGCAGCGTAGTGCTCATATACTTAATGTTCCAATTTCTATGGAAGCCGCTATAGAAATAGCAGGTAGGAGTAGAGGAACACCTAGGATTGCTAATGCTTTATTGCGTAGAGTGCGTGATTTTGCACAAATTAAAGGAAATGGTAAGATAGATATCGAAATCTCAAAATTTGCCTTAAAAGCACTTAATGTAGATGCTCACGGTTTGGATGAGATGGATAATAAAATTTTATTGACTTTGATTGATAAATTTAAAGGAGGCCCGGTAGGATTAACTACAATAGCAACTGCGGTTAGTGAAAGTCCAGAGACTATAGAAGAAGTATACGAGCCTTTCCTGATTCAGCAAGGATTTATTATGCGTACACCACGAGGTAGAGAAGTAACAGAAGCTGCCTATAAACACTTGGGAAGAGTAAAAGGAGGAATTCAGGGAGGATTATTTTAA
- a CDS encoding amidohydrolase family protein: MNTSLKFVIVVLSMTIISCQKETKKAVKVYESLEYNIYMGDKLAGYQKSFQGKDGVYHYVYEFNDRGRGPHINEKVILNDNDVIISHEIYGHNYLKDTVSEIFEVKEGTAKWKSSSEQGEAKFDNNSFFSAINGSFGITDLLIKKLLSSENKEVNLLPSGSIKITNIDNHKINDSTELRLVEFTGQSFTPSYTWIDKNDRFFGYVSPWFTCIQKGYDSIAKQLQPIQKQKEEEYLKNLSPSLFETPSKKILIKNVGVFNSKTGKIEPNRFIVVNGNKIEQVSTDVITEGDDTMVIDGTNKTLLPGLFDMHTHISETDGVMQLAAGVTSVRDLGNSSDLPELKENFDVNKLVGPRILVMSGFIDKAGPYAGPTGSIINTLEEGIQAISDYHDKGYTQIKLYSSIPPEWVKPLADKAHELGMRVSGHIPAFMIAEQAIKSGYDEIQHVNMLALNFLSDTIDTRQPLRFSMVAEHNHKLDFESKKFKDFIRLLKEKNIVIDPTVSIFDGMFTVKAGEADPSFAKILDRLPLSVQRGYYSGGLPIPDGKKDQYKASYDKLLGIVKQLYDNGVTIVPGTDSMAGFGLHAEMENYVKAGIPTSEVLKIATLNSAKIAGVNDNLGSIEEGKLADLILVDGNPVNDINDIRKVELTIKNGNIYNPEKLYKAIGVKHFK, encoded by the coding sequence ATGAACACTTCATTAAAATTTGTAATAGTTGTTTTATCGATGACCATAATTTCGTGTCAAAAAGAAACAAAAAAAGCTGTAAAAGTATATGAGAGCTTAGAATATAATATCTACATGGGTGATAAACTTGCGGGATATCAAAAAAGTTTTCAAGGAAAAGATGGAGTGTACCATTATGTATATGAATTTAATGACAGGGGAAGAGGACCTCATATTAATGAAAAAGTTATTCTTAATGATAATGATGTAATAATAAGTCATGAGATTTATGGACATAATTATCTAAAAGATACTGTTTCAGAGATTTTTGAAGTTAAAGAAGGAACTGCAAAATGGAAAAGTAGTTCAGAGCAAGGTGAAGCCAAGTTTGATAATAATTCGTTCTTTTCAGCAATAAATGGTTCTTTCGGAATAACAGATTTACTTATCAAAAAGTTACTTTCTTCAGAAAATAAAGAAGTAAATCTATTGCCAAGTGGTTCAATAAAAATAACCAATATTGATAACCATAAAATAAATGATTCGACAGAACTTAGGTTGGTAGAATTTACAGGACAATCTTTTACACCTTCATACACCTGGATTGATAAAAATGACAGATTTTTTGGATATGTTTCACCTTGGTTTACGTGTATTCAAAAAGGATATGACAGTATTGCAAAGCAGTTACAACCAATTCAAAAACAAAAAGAAGAAGAATATTTAAAAAACTTATCTCCATCATTATTTGAAACTCCTTCCAAAAAAATATTGATCAAAAATGTAGGGGTGTTTAATTCTAAAACCGGAAAAATAGAACCTAATCGATTTATTGTGGTTAACGGAAACAAAATCGAACAAGTTTCAACTGACGTAATTACAGAAGGCGATGATACAATGGTTATTGATGGAACTAATAAAACGTTATTACCGGGATTGTTTGATATGCATACACATATTAGTGAGACCGATGGGGTGATGCAATTGGCAGCAGGAGTAACTTCTGTTAGGGATTTAGGGAATTCTTCGGATTTACCAGAGTTAAAGGAAAATTTTGATGTAAATAAATTGGTTGGCCCAAGAATATTAGTGATGAGCGGGTTTATTGATAAAGCAGGCCCATATGCAGGACCTACAGGCTCAATTATAAATACTCTTGAAGAAGGAATACAAGCAATTTCAGACTACCATGACAAAGGGTATACACAAATTAAATTATATAGCTCTATCCCTCCAGAATGGGTAAAACCATTGGCTGATAAAGCACATGAACTGGGGATGAGAGTGAGTGGACATATTCCGGCTTTTATGATTGCAGAGCAGGCTATAAAGAGTGGGTATGATGAAATTCAACATGTTAATATGTTGGCTTTGAATTTTCTTTCAGATACTATTGATACTAGACAGCCGCTTCGATTTTCAATGGTAGCAGAACATAACCATAAATTAGATTTTGAATCAAAGAAGTTTAAGGATTTTATAAGATTACTTAAAGAAAAAAATATAGTGATAGATCCAACAGTTTCTATTTTTGATGGTATGTTTACTGTGAAAGCAGGAGAAGCAGATCCTTCTTTTGCTAAAATTTTGGATAGATTACCACTAAGTGTTCAAAGAGGATATTATTCTGGAGGGCTTCCTATTCCTGATGGAAAAAAAGATCAATATAAAGCCTCTTATGATAAATTACTGGGCATTGTAAAACAACTTTATGATAATGGAGTTACGATTGTGCCAGGAACAGATTCAATGGCTGGATTTGGACTTCATGCCGAAATGGAAAATTATGTAAAAGCAGGAATTCCAACCTCTGAAGTTTTAAAAATAGCAACTTTGAATTCTGCAAAAATTGCTGGAGTAAATGATAACTTAGGATCGATTGAAGAAGGTAAATTAGCTGATCTAATATTGGTCGATGGCAACCCAGTTAATGATATTAATGATATCAGAAAGGTAGAGCTTACCATAAAAAATGGAAATATTTATAATCCAGAAAAATTATATAAAGCTATTGGAGTGAAACATTTTAAATAA
- a CDS encoding cytochrome P450, whose amino-acid sequence MLDRRIPIVSFFRVLNNASRILKNPLPFHHENFEKHGDTFKVQLGFGKTAIFTRDAGFAKHMLQKQHRRYSKSELQTKDLAKYVGEGLLTSTGEKWLKQRRLIQPAFHKKKLESLINTIKEVIQEEFLRIPSNKEIDLFPVMSDLAFKVVAKSLFGYTDTQGDTISRLQYITEAAQKSLVQEIRQPYKRWWFYLSGKIKNTLKLTQEARDILNTIIEERRNSNKVYNDLLDMLLTSKYDDGSVMDNEQLIDEILILFVAGHETTSNALTFTAVLLALHPEIQEQVYQEVSETSDDLPPMEQIAKFRYTRQCIEEAMRLYPPAYFSDRVAIEDDNYQDLKLKKGTTILVSFFEIHRHKSFWKNPSAFDPDRFHPDIDKKQYSDWYFPFGSGPRMCIGNNFAMYEMILAISALVRKYKIGTDLDKVNIKPLITLKPENAILTFVNR is encoded by the coding sequence ATGCTAGATAGACGAATTCCCATAGTCTCTTTTTTTAGAGTTCTTAATAATGCAAGTCGTATTCTTAAAAATCCACTTCCTTTTCATCATGAAAATTTTGAAAAGCATGGAGACACTTTTAAAGTTCAATTAGGATTTGGTAAAACCGCTATTTTTACTCGTGATGCAGGTTTTGCAAAACATATGTTGCAAAAACAACATAGACGATATAGTAAATCCGAATTACAAACGAAAGATCTGGCAAAGTATGTAGGAGAAGGATTATTAACTTCTACAGGAGAAAAATGGCTAAAACAAAGACGTTTAATTCAACCCGCTTTTCATAAAAAAAAGCTGGAATCCTTGATAAATACGATTAAAGAGGTAATTCAGGAAGAATTCCTGAGGATACCCTCTAACAAAGAGATCGATCTTTTTCCTGTAATGAGTGATTTGGCCTTTAAGGTAGTTGCAAAATCATTATTTGGTTATACAGATACCCAAGGAGATACCATTTCACGATTGCAATATATAACAGAAGCAGCCCAGAAATCATTAGTACAGGAAATAAGACAGCCTTATAAACGATGGTGGTTTTATTTGAGTGGGAAAATCAAAAATACACTCAAGCTAACTCAGGAAGCAAGAGATATTCTTAATACAATTATAGAAGAAAGAAGGAACTCTAATAAAGTGTATAATGATCTGTTAGATATGTTGCTAACATCAAAATATGATGACGGTAGTGTGATGGATAATGAGCAACTGATAGATGAAATCCTAATTCTTTTTGTGGCGGGTCATGAAACTACATCTAATGCTTTAACCTTTACTGCTGTATTGCTGGCACTTCATCCCGAGATTCAGGAACAAGTATATCAAGAAGTTTCTGAAACTTCAGATGATTTACCGCCAATGGAACAGATAGCAAAATTTCGATATACAAGACAGTGTATTGAAGAAGCAATGCGGTTATATCCACCTGCTTATTTTTCTGATCGCGTGGCTATAGAAGATGATAATTATCAGGATTTAAAACTAAAAAAAGGAACGACCATTCTGGTTTCGTTTTTTGAAATCCACAGACATAAAAGTTTTTGGAAAAACCCTTCTGCATTTGATCCCGATCGATTTCATCCTGATATAGATAAAAAACAGTATTCTGATTGGTATTTCCCTTTTGGATCAGGACCCAGAATGTGTATAGGTAATAATTTTGCGATGTATGAAATGATTCTGGCAATAAGCGCTTTGGTAAGGAAGTATAAAATAGGTACAGATCTTGATAAAGTTAATATTAAGCCATTAATCACTTTGAAACCCGAAAACGCAATACTTACATTCGTCAACAGATAA